A genomic region of Catalinimonas niigatensis contains the following coding sequences:
- a CDS encoding UpxY family transcription antiterminator: MKKLTEQESKWYALYTRARAEKKLYTLLTQKKVDCFLPLKNTLVQRSDRKKWVQLPLLPSYLFVKVSEQERYTVLNTPGAVRYVSFEGKAVSIPEKQLIALQQMIQNNGENVEADYGKFDKGDIVEVREGPLRGIQGEVVQIRGKQRLLLRFDSLGYVVHVEASMVELQSVMYIAV, encoded by the coding sequence ATGAAAAAACTAACTGAACAAGAAAGTAAGTGGTACGCTCTTTACACAAGGGCCAGGGCTGAAAAGAAACTTTATACTTTGCTCACACAGAAAAAAGTTGACTGTTTTCTTCCTCTGAAAAATACATTGGTACAGCGGTCTGATCGTAAAAAATGGGTTCAGCTTCCGCTTTTACCTTCCTATCTTTTTGTCAAAGTAAGTGAGCAAGAACGTTATACAGTGCTTAATACGCCTGGTGCAGTGCGCTACGTGAGTTTTGAAGGAAAGGCGGTGTCAATACCTGAAAAGCAGCTTATAGCTTTGCAGCAGATGATTCAAAATAACGGAGAAAATGTAGAAGCAGACTATGGAAAATTTGACAAAGGGGACATAGTAGAAGTGAGGGAAGGTCCACTTAGAGGTATACAGGGAGAAGTGGTGCAGATCAGAGGGAAACAGCGATTGTTACTTCGTTTTGATTCCTTGGGCTATGTGGTGCATGTAGAGGCCTCAATGGTGGAGTTACAATCTGTCATGTATATAGCTGTTTAG
- a CDS encoding polysaccharide biosynthesis/export family protein — MKINSYLLLLFIVLTACSKRNLTYFSNLPENSVYTETISNVIEPQIQPDDLLSITVSTLNPESNLLFNSGVLTTIGSNNNSGTVSKLNDGYLVDKNGAVNFPILGKVVLAGLTMEEATEKMTDRLQSEVKNPIVNIRLLNFRITVIGEVSRPSTFTVPTQKISIIEALGLAGDLTVYGRRENVLLIREKEGVRSTLRLDLNNKDVLSSPYFYLQQNDIVYVEPVKAKAEQTNLTRTYVSFTLSVMSVITVILFRFL, encoded by the coding sequence ATGAAAATAAATAGCTATCTTTTATTATTATTTATCGTTTTAACTGCCTGTTCTAAACGCAATCTGACTTATTTTAGTAATCTTCCTGAAAATTCAGTCTATACTGAAACGATTAGCAATGTGATTGAACCTCAAATTCAACCTGATGATTTATTGAGTATCACAGTAAGTACGCTTAATCCTGAATCGAATCTTTTGTTTAACAGCGGAGTACTCACCACTATAGGAAGTAACAATAATAGCGGTACAGTGAGCAAACTCAATGATGGGTATCTGGTAGACAAAAATGGAGCAGTAAACTTTCCCATCTTAGGAAAAGTAGTACTAGCAGGGTTAACAATGGAGGAAGCTACTGAGAAAATGACAGACAGGCTTCAATCTGAGGTAAAGAATCCTATAGTAAATATCAGACTACTTAATTTTAGGATCACAGTGATAGGGGAAGTTAGCCGGCCTAGTACATTTACAGTGCCTACTCAAAAAATCAGCATCATAGAAGCATTAGGACTTGCCGGTGATTTGACTGTCTATGGAAGACGGGAAAATGTGTTACTGATTAGAGAAAAAGAGGGAGTACGCAGTACCCTTAGACTTGATCTGAACAATAAAGATGTCCTTTCTTCTCCTTACTTTTATCTACAACAAAACGATATTGTTTATGTAGAGCCGGTGAAGGCAAAGGCTGAACAAACTAATTTGACTCGAACTTATGTTTCTTTTACGCTCTCAGTAATGTCGGTAATAACAGTTATTTTATTTAGGTTTCTTTAA
- a CDS encoding WcaI family glycosyltransferase — protein sequence MKILVYGINYYPELTGIGKYTTEMCEWLALQGHAVEVITALPYYPEWQVHEGYRGKSWHTETINAVKVHRGPFYVPTNVNGYTRLLHDFSFLLSSTWAWIKKLPRDFDVVVCIYPPLPIGIFPLLYKWLKGTAYVFHIQDLQVDAARQLGIIRRKGLLNFLEGFERYFMRRADLVTTISEGMYAKVLAKGVAEKKLKLFPNWVDTQQLYPYDRDEKGKLKEKYGYQAWENVVLYSGNLGEKQGLDTLLHTAAIAQDKKSELNFFIVGEGSAKKKLLELKERLRLGNVRFAPLVSKKELPGLLNMADLHVILQRKGATDLVMPSKLSGILSCGGVPLIAAEENSGIRQLVDRHQIGIGTEAESEFALFYAIEQYFAASGNIPYSANARRYAHQNFCINSLLPCFEADLFELAGHLTIGNQVLSGLESYRP from the coding sequence ATGAAAATTCTTGTTTACGGTATCAACTATTATCCGGAGTTGACCGGCATCGGAAAGTATACCACAGAGATGTGTGAATGGCTGGCTTTGCAAGGTCATGCTGTAGAAGTCATTACAGCGTTACCTTATTATCCTGAATGGCAGGTACATGAAGGCTACAGGGGTAAAAGTTGGCATACCGAAACGATCAATGCAGTGAAGGTACACCGGGGGCCTTTTTATGTGCCTACAAATGTAAATGGCTATACACGTTTGTTGCATGATTTCTCCTTCCTGCTCAGTTCTACCTGGGCTTGGATCAAAAAGTTGCCACGTGACTTCGATGTGGTCGTTTGTATATACCCTCCTCTGCCAATTGGTATCTTTCCTTTGTTATATAAATGGTTAAAAGGTACTGCCTATGTGTTCCACATCCAAGACTTGCAGGTAGATGCTGCCCGCCAGTTGGGTATCATTCGGCGTAAAGGTTTGCTTAACTTCCTGGAAGGCTTTGAGCGTTACTTTATGCGGCGAGCCGACCTGGTTACCACCATCAGTGAAGGAATGTATGCAAAAGTTTTGGCTAAAGGCGTAGCAGAAAAAAAGCTCAAGCTTTTCCCTAACTGGGTAGATACGCAGCAACTGTACCCTTATGATCGAGATGAAAAAGGAAAGTTAAAGGAAAAATATGGTTACCAAGCCTGGGAGAATGTAGTGCTTTATAGTGGAAATTTGGGAGAGAAACAGGGATTGGACACCTTACTTCATACAGCTGCCATAGCGCAGGATAAGAAAAGTGAGCTAAACTTTTTCATTGTGGGGGAGGGATCTGCAAAAAAGAAACTACTGGAACTGAAAGAAAGGCTGAGGCTGGGTAATGTTCGCTTTGCTCCTTTGGTATCTAAGAAAGAGTTGCCGGGTCTGTTGAACATGGCTGATCTGCATGTGATCTTGCAGAGAAAGGGAGCAACCGATCTGGTGATGCCTTCCAAACTCTCTGGCATACTCTCCTGCGGAGGTGTGCCTCTGATAGCTGCTGAGGAGAATTCGGGCATACGTCAATTGGTGGATAGACATCAGATAGGTATCGGCACCGAAGCTGAAAGCGAATTTGCCTTATTTTATGCGATAGAACAATATTTCGCTGCTTCAGGGAATATTCCATATAGTGCCAATGCCCGACGCTACGCCCATCAGAATTTTTGCATAAACAGTCTGCTCCCCTGTTTTGAAGCAGACCTGTTTGAGTTAGCAGGACATTTAACAATAGGAAATCAGGTATTGAGTGGATTAGAAAGCTACCGCCCCTGA